The following are encoded in a window of Echeneis naucrates chromosome 19, fEcheNa1.1, whole genome shotgun sequence genomic DNA:
- the cby1 gene encoding protein chibby homolog 1 isoform X2 yields the protein MPLFGNTFSPKKTPPRKSASLSSLHTLDRSTREIELGLEYGPPVMNIGGQSWKFEEGQWSSGNNFANTEHGLVMPESGGNASGRELQRLKKRNVQLEEENNLLKLKIEILLDMLTETTVEYHLMEKEVEDIKIQHRRKK from the exons ATGCCTCTTTTTGGAAATACGTTCAGTCCGAAGAAGACTCCTCCTCGAAAATCTGCCTCCCTGTCCAGCCTCCACACG TTGGATCGCTCGACCAGAGAGATAGAGCTGGGCCTTGAATATGGACCGCCAGTGATGAACATTGGTGGTCAGAGCTGGAAATTTGAGGAAGGACAGTGGAGTTCGGGTAACAATTTTGCTAACACTGAACATGGACTTGTAATGCCAG AATCTGGTGGAAATGCATCTGGTAGGGAATTGCAGCGGcttaagaaaagaaatgtgcagctggaggaggaaaacaaccTTCTGAAACTAAAGATTGAAATCCTTTTGGACATG TTGACCGAGACAACAGTAGAATATCACTTGATGGAGAAAGAAgttgaagacataaaaattcAACATCGAAGGAAGAAGTGA
- the cby1 gene encoding protein chibby homolog 1 isoform X3: MEDLKKSLKMPLFGNTFSPKKTPPRKSASLSSLHTLDRSTREIELGLEYGPPVMNIGGQSWKFEEGQWSSESGGNASGRELQRLKKRNVQLEEENNLLKLKIEILLDMLTETTVEYHLMEKEVEDIKIQHRRKK; this comes from the exons ATGGAG GACCTTAAAAAGTCACTAAAGATGCCTCTTTTTGGAAATACGTTCAGTCCGAAGAAGACTCCTCCTCGAAAATCTGCCTCCCTGTCCAGCCTCCACACG TTGGATCGCTCGACCAGAGAGATAGAGCTGGGCCTTGAATATGGACCGCCAGTGATGAACATTGGTGGTCAGAGCTGGAAATTTGAGGAAGGACAGTGGAGTTCGG AATCTGGTGGAAATGCATCTGGTAGGGAATTGCAGCGGcttaagaaaagaaatgtgcagctggaggaggaaaacaaccTTCTGAAACTAAAGATTGAAATCCTTTTGGACATG TTGACCGAGACAACAGTAGAATATCACTTGATGGAGAAAGAAgttgaagacataaaaattcAACATCGAAGGAAGAAGTGA
- the cby1 gene encoding protein chibby homolog 1 isoform X1: protein MEDLKKSLKMPLFGNTFSPKKTPPRKSASLSSLHTLDRSTREIELGLEYGPPVMNIGGQSWKFEEGQWSSGNNFANTEHGLVMPESGGNASGRELQRLKKRNVQLEEENNLLKLKIEILLDMLTETTVEYHLMEKEVEDIKIQHRRKK from the exons ATGGAG GACCTTAAAAAGTCACTAAAGATGCCTCTTTTTGGAAATACGTTCAGTCCGAAGAAGACTCCTCCTCGAAAATCTGCCTCCCTGTCCAGCCTCCACACG TTGGATCGCTCGACCAGAGAGATAGAGCTGGGCCTTGAATATGGACCGCCAGTGATGAACATTGGTGGTCAGAGCTGGAAATTTGAGGAAGGACAGTGGAGTTCGGGTAACAATTTTGCTAACACTGAACATGGACTTGTAATGCCAG AATCTGGTGGAAATGCATCTGGTAGGGAATTGCAGCGGcttaagaaaagaaatgtgcagctggaggaggaaaacaaccTTCTGAAACTAAAGATTGAAATCCTTTTGGACATG TTGACCGAGACAACAGTAGAATATCACTTGATGGAGAAAGAAgttgaagacataaaaattcAACATCGAAGGAAGAAGTGA